In Clostridia bacterium, the DNA window CCGGGACGAAGGCGGGGCTGGCGGCCTGGTGCCCTCATCTAGTTGGGCCCGGCCTTGAGCTAGACTTAAGGCGGCTCTAACCAGCTCCTCTAGGCCTTGACCGCGCACGGCTACGGTTGGCACCACTGGTGCCCCCAGAAGTTGGGACAGCCTCTGGATATCGATTTCCAGGCCCCGGCGGGCGGCCTCGTCGACCAAGTTGAGGGCCACCACCACCGGGAAATCCATGTCCAATAATTCCAGTACCAGGTAGAGGTTGCGGGCCAAGTTGGTGGCGTCTACGGTGACAATTACTGCTTGGGGATGCTCCCGAAGAAGGGCCCGCCGGGCCTCCCTTTGATCTTCAGAAATGCCGCCCAAAGCATAGGCACCGGGCAGATCCACCCAGCGGATGCGGACGCCATCCTGGTAGCTATAGGCAGCATTGGCGGCCACGGTCTTGCCGGGGTAGTTGGCGGTAAGTACGGCCGAGCTGGTCAGGCGGCTAAAAATGGTGGATTTGCCTACATTGGGATTGCCGGCCAAGGCAATAGTAACCTCGCCAACTTCTGGGGCCACAGATGGCTCCCATTTCCTTCCCGCCCTTGGCATCCCGTGGCAGTGCCGGTGACGAAAACGCCCTCTATCTTCAGCGCTCAATCTATCCACCGTCCTACTTCGAAAAAACATATGTTTCCAGCTGTGGCGCTGTTCCTCCACTCCGTAATCCTACGCGCCCAGCACTCAATTCACCTATCCGTCCACCAGGCATCGCCCAGTCCGGCGCTAAGGCCCCTTACTAAGTCCTATTTGCTGCTGATTAAGTGCTGGATTGCTTGCGAACCAGCGCCCAGGACCCCTACGCTTTTTTCATGCCTGGCTGTGCGGCTGGCCGCATGGGGCACTCCTAAGGAAGTCCTAGTCGCCTGCTGATTGAGGGCTGGACGTCGGTGTTGTTACCTGAATCTTGCTGGCCAGCTCCCGGCCGATGGCATAGCGGGCACTATCCACCGCCACCATGATTGGCCCCCCAAAGGGGGCAATTTCCTCCACCGTTACCTCGGTATCCGGGAGAAGCCCCAGGCTGGCCAGGTATTGCAGCATGGCCGGGTCATCTTCGGAGACTTGGGCAATAACCGCCCGTTTCCCAGGGGCCAGGCTGGCCAAGCTAGTCAGTTGGCGGGAAGCCACTTCCCCTTCCCGGTTGGGGATAGGATGGCCGTGGGGACAGGTGTCGGGGTACTCCAGCAGCCGATCCAACCCATCCTCCATCTCTTGGGACATGGCGTGCTCCAGCCGGCAAGCCTGGTCGTGGACGGTATCCCAGGAGAAGCCCAAAATGTCGGTAAGGAAGCGCTCGGCCAACCGGTGGCGGCGTACCACCTTTAAGGCGGTGCGCCGCCCCTTTTCGGTAAGCCGGATGCTGTTGTCCTCATCCTTGGAGGCTAAATCCTGCTCGGTCAGGCGCCGCACCATTTCGGTCACGCTGGCCTGGGAAATGCCCAGGGAACTAGCTAGGCGGCTAGGCTTAACCGGACCTTCGCTTTCATTGAGCTTAAATATGGCTTCCAAATACTCTTCCGCCGCGGGACTCTGCACCCCAAGCACCCCTTCTCTAGCTATTAAGCCATGCCATAATTACATGCTAGCTAATCGCAAATAAATCATTTAGCCTAACCTAAATATAACCAACAAGCTTGCCAAAGTCAAGCTAGCCGCTCCCTCATGCCGCTAGCTTGCGGCATCGCGAACGATG includes these proteins:
- a CDS encoding metal-dependent transcriptional regulator, which gives rise to MQSPAAEEYLEAIFKLNESEGPVKPSRLASSLGISQASVTEMVRRLTEQDLASKDEDNSIRLTEKGRRTALKVVRRHRLAERFLTDILGFSWDTVHDQACRLEHAMSQEMEDGLDRLLEYPDTCPHGHPIPNREGEVASRQLTSLASLAPGKRAVIAQVSEDDPAMLQYLASLGLLPDTEVTVEEIAPFGGPIMVAVDSARYAIGRELASKIQVTTPTSSPQSAGD